In Equus asinus isolate D_3611 breed Donkey chromosome 13, EquAss-T2T_v2, whole genome shotgun sequence, one DNA window encodes the following:
- the ERAL1 gene encoding GTPase Era, mitochondrial isoform X1: protein MAAPGRRGAALFQAVLGVWQLGPVAGREWATRLTLSLGFQRKCVSCVAGAASSGPLLASASRRYGQSSALDRFLGLCQPDSSLTPGVPAVPVHKDEQDLLLVHHPDMPENPRVLRVVLLGAPNAGKSTLSNQLLGRKVFPVSKKVHTTRCRALGVITEKEAQVILLDTPGLISPIKQKRHHLELSLLEDPWKSMESADLVVVLVDVSDKWTRNQLSPQVLQCLTQFSQVPSILVMNKVDCLKKKSVLLELTAALTDGVVNGKKLKMRQAFSSQLGTPCPSPAAKGPNTQSVGCPQRTGWPHFQEIFMLSALSQEDVKTLKQYLLAQARPGPWEFHSGVLTSQMPEEICTNMIREKLLEHLPQEVPYNVQQKTVVWEEGPSGELVIVQKLLVPKESHVRILIGPKGHLISQIAQEVGRDLMNIFLCDVQLRLSVKLLQ, encoded by the exons ATGGCTGCCCCCGGCCGGCGTGGGGCTGCGCTCTTTCAAGCGGTATTAGGGGTCTGGCAGCTGGGCCCTGTCGCCGGAAGGGAGTGGGCGACCCGGCTCACCTTGTCCTTGGGCTTTCAGCGGAAGTGCGTGTCCTGTGTCGCGGGCGCCGCTTCCTCTGGTCCCCTCCTGGCCTCGGCATCTAGGCGTTATGGCCAGAGCTCAGCCCTGGACCGTTTCCTGGGACTCTGTCAGCCCGACAGTTCCTTGACTCCTGGCGTTCCCGCCGTGCCCGTGCACAAAG ATGAGCAGGATCTCCTCTTGGTCCATCATCCCGACATGCCTGAGAACCCCCGAGTCCTACGAGTGGTCCTCCTGGGTGCCCCGAATGCAGGGAAGTCAACACTCTCCAACCAGCTGCTGGGCCGAAAA gtgtttcctgTCTCCAAGAAGGTGCACACCACTCGCTGCCGAGCTCTGGGGGTCATCACAGAGAAAGAGGCCCAGGTG ATTCTACTTGACACACCTGGTCTCATCAGCCCCATTAAACAGAAAAG GCACCATCTGGAGCTTTCTTTGTTGGAAGATCCATGGAAGAGCATGGAATCTGCTGATTTGG TTGTGGTTCTTGTGGATGTCTCGGACAAGTGGACCCGCAACCAGCTCAGCCCCCAGGTGCTCCAGTGCTTGACCCAGTTCTCCCAAGTCCCCAGCATCCTTGTTATGAACAAG GTAGATTGCCTGAAGAAGAAGTCAGTTCTCCTGGAGCTCACAGCAGCCCTCACTGACGGTGTGGTCAACGGCAAGAAGCTCAAGATGAGGCAGGCCTTCAGCTCACAGTTGGGcactccctgccccagcccagcagcTAAGGGCCCAAACACACAGTCTGTGGGATGCCCTCAGAGGACTGGCTGGCCCCACTTCCAGGAGATCTTCATGTTGTCAGCCCTAAGCCAGGAGGATGTGAAGACACTAAAG CAATACCTGCTGGCACAGGCccggccagggccctgggagttCCACAGTGGAGTCCTCACCAGCCAGATGCCTGAAGAGATCTGTACCAACATGATCCGAGAGAAGCTCCTAGAGCACCTGCCCCAGGAGGTGCCCTACAATGTGCAGCAG AAGACGGTGGTATGGGAAGAAGGGCCAAGTGGGGAGCTGGTGATTGTACAGAAGCTTCTGGTGCCCAAAGAATCTCATGTG AGGATCCTGATTGGTCCGAAGGGGCACCTGATCTCTCAAATTGCGCAGGAGGTGGGCCGTGACCTCATGAACATCTTCCTCTGCGACGTCCAGCTCCGCCTCTCTGTGAAACTCCTCCAGTGA
- the ERAL1 gene encoding GTPase Era, mitochondrial isoform X2 — protein sequence MAAPGRRGAALFQAVLGVWQLGPVAGREWATRLTLSLGFQRKCVSCVAGAASSGPLLASASRRYGQSSALDRFLGLCQPDSSLTPGVPAVPVHKDEQDLLLVHHPDMPENPRVLRVVLLGAPNAGKSTLSNQLLGRKVFPVSKKVHTTRCRALGVITEKEAQVILLDTPGLISPIKQKRHHLELSLLEDPWKSMESADLVVVLVDVSDKWTRNQLSPQVLQCLTQFSQVPSILVMNKVDCLKKKSVLLELTAALTDGVVNGKKLKMRQAFSSQLGTPCPSPAAKGPNTQSVGCPQRTGWPHFQEIFMLSALSQEDVKTLKQYLLAQARPGPWEFHSGVLTSQMPEEICTNMIREKLLEHLPQEVPYNVQQKTVVWEEGPSGELVIVQKLLVPKESHVEVGRDLMNIFLCDVQLRLSVKLLQ from the exons ATGGCTGCCCCCGGCCGGCGTGGGGCTGCGCTCTTTCAAGCGGTATTAGGGGTCTGGCAGCTGGGCCCTGTCGCCGGAAGGGAGTGGGCGACCCGGCTCACCTTGTCCTTGGGCTTTCAGCGGAAGTGCGTGTCCTGTGTCGCGGGCGCCGCTTCCTCTGGTCCCCTCCTGGCCTCGGCATCTAGGCGTTATGGCCAGAGCTCAGCCCTGGACCGTTTCCTGGGACTCTGTCAGCCCGACAGTTCCTTGACTCCTGGCGTTCCCGCCGTGCCCGTGCACAAAG ATGAGCAGGATCTCCTCTTGGTCCATCATCCCGACATGCCTGAGAACCCCCGAGTCCTACGAGTGGTCCTCCTGGGTGCCCCGAATGCAGGGAAGTCAACACTCTCCAACCAGCTGCTGGGCCGAAAA gtgtttcctgTCTCCAAGAAGGTGCACACCACTCGCTGCCGAGCTCTGGGGGTCATCACAGAGAAAGAGGCCCAGGTG ATTCTACTTGACACACCTGGTCTCATCAGCCCCATTAAACAGAAAAG GCACCATCTGGAGCTTTCTTTGTTGGAAGATCCATGGAAGAGCATGGAATCTGCTGATTTGG TTGTGGTTCTTGTGGATGTCTCGGACAAGTGGACCCGCAACCAGCTCAGCCCCCAGGTGCTCCAGTGCTTGACCCAGTTCTCCCAAGTCCCCAGCATCCTTGTTATGAACAAG GTAGATTGCCTGAAGAAGAAGTCAGTTCTCCTGGAGCTCACAGCAGCCCTCACTGACGGTGTGGTCAACGGCAAGAAGCTCAAGATGAGGCAGGCCTTCAGCTCACAGTTGGGcactccctgccccagcccagcagcTAAGGGCCCAAACACACAGTCTGTGGGATGCCCTCAGAGGACTGGCTGGCCCCACTTCCAGGAGATCTTCATGTTGTCAGCCCTAAGCCAGGAGGATGTGAAGACACTAAAG CAATACCTGCTGGCACAGGCccggccagggccctgggagttCCACAGTGGAGTCCTCACCAGCCAGATGCCTGAAGAGATCTGTACCAACATGATCCGAGAGAAGCTCCTAGAGCACCTGCCCCAGGAGGTGCCCTACAATGTGCAGCAG AAGACGGTGGTATGGGAAGAAGGGCCAAGTGGGGAGCTGGTGATTGTACAGAAGCTTCTGGTGCCCAAAGAATCTCATGTG GAGGTGGGCCGTGACCTCATGAACATCTTCCTCTGCGACGTCCAGCTCCGCCTCTCTGTGAAACTCCTCCAGTGA